In Desulfonatronospira thiodismutans ASO3-1, a single window of DNA contains:
- a CDS encoding RidA family protein, translated as MSKTVIHTSKAPQAVGPYSQAVALGSLLFTSGQLPLDPETGDMLQGSIQVRAEQCLRNLQNIAEAGGTSLDRAIKVTVFLTNMADFQAVNQVYAQFFKEPYPARTAFQVAALPLGADIEIEAVFEC; from the coding sequence ATGTCAAAAACCGTTATTCACACCAGCAAGGCTCCTCAAGCAGTAGGACCCTATTCCCAGGCAGTAGCTTTAGGATCGTTGCTCTTTACCTCAGGCCAGTTGCCCCTGGATCCGGAAACAGGAGATATGCTCCAGGGTTCCATCCAGGTCCGGGCTGAACAATGCCTGCGAAATCTTCAAAACATTGCCGAGGCCGGTGGCACGAGCCTGGATCGGGCGATCAAGGTTACGGTGTTTCTGACCAACATGGCCGATTTTCAGGCCGTAAATCAGGTTTACGCCCAGTTTTTCAAGGAGCCCTATCCCGCAAGGACGGCCTTTCAGGTAGCGGCCCTTCCACTGGGCGCGGATATTGAGATTGAGGCAGTTTTCGAGTGTTGA
- a CDS encoding TRAP transporter large permease, which yields MSPATVLFGYFVILLLMGSPIAVALGVSAMITFIYVGTDLSSIVQIAFNSVNSFPIMALPAFVLAGALMDCAGISKRLVHIAETMVGKISGGLAITTTLSCVFFGAISGSGPATTAAVGMLMIPAMIKKGYNKGYAGAATASAGGIGIIIPPSIPMVIYGVTSQQSITKMFLAGVIPGLMIAMGLIIVHFLLCRGTNYSEDMEEFSLRRFLLAVKGGFWAILAPVIILGGIYSGIFTPTEAAIVAIFYTLFVGIFIYREITFAGLEKSLTTTSWLTGRVLIIMFTAFAFGRILVENRIPDLIAQQLLSITSDVHLLLILVVVFLLFLGMFMETLALILIVTPVLLPVMTILGVDPIHFGVILVACCGVGFSTPPLGENMFIASGIANVTLEEISWKALPFCAVTIGMIILMVFFPQTVLWLPTILGY from the coding sequence ATGTCACCAGCAACCGTCCTCTTCGGGTATTTCGTCATCCTGCTGCTAATGGGAAGTCCCATTGCCGTAGCGCTGGGCGTTTCAGCCATGATCACCTTCATTTATGTGGGAACAGATCTCTCCAGTATTGTCCAGATCGCCTTCAATTCGGTCAACTCATTTCCCATCATGGCTCTGCCTGCCTTTGTCCTGGCCGGAGCACTGATGGATTGCGCCGGTATTTCCAAACGGCTGGTACACATCGCGGAGACCATGGTAGGCAAGATCAGCGGCGGTCTGGCCATCACCACAACCTTGTCCTGCGTATTCTTTGGAGCCATTTCCGGATCCGGCCCGGCCACTACCGCAGCCGTGGGCATGCTGATGATTCCGGCAATGATCAAGAAGGGCTACAACAAGGGCTATGCCGGCGCAGCCACGGCCAGTGCCGGGGGAATCGGTATCATTATCCCCCCCAGCATTCCCATGGTCATCTATGGTGTAACCTCCCAGCAGTCCATCACCAAAATGTTTCTGGCAGGGGTCATCCCAGGCCTCATGATCGCCATGGGGTTGATCATAGTCCATTTTCTGCTCTGTCGGGGAACCAATTACAGTGAAGACATGGAGGAATTTTCCCTGCGTCGTTTCCTGCTGGCTGTAAAGGGTGGTTTCTGGGCCATTCTGGCACCGGTGATCATTCTGGGCGGGATATATTCCGGAATTTTTACACCCACGGAAGCAGCCATAGTAGCTATTTTTTATACCTTATTCGTGGGCATCTTCATCTACAGGGAGATCACCTTTGCAGGCCTGGAAAAATCCCTGACCACCACTTCCTGGCTGACCGGGCGCGTGCTGATCATTATGTTCACGGCCTTCGCCTTCGGCAGAATCCTGGTAGAGAACCGGATCCCGGATCTCATCGCCCAGCAGTTGCTGAGCATAACCTCGGACGTCCATCTTCTTCTAATTCTGGTTGTCGTGTTTTTGCTGTTTCTGGGCATGTTCATGGAAACCCTGGCCCTTATCTTGATTGTCACTCCAGTCCTGCTTCCGGTTATGACCATTCTGGGAGTAGACCCTATTCACTTCGGCGTCATTCTGGTCGCTTGCTGCGGTGTGGGTTTTTCCACACCTCCTCTGGGGGAAAATATGTTCATTGCCTCAGGTATCGCCAATGTCACTCTTGAAGAAATATCCTGGAAGGCCCTGCCATTTTGTGCTGTTACCATAGGTATGATCATCTTAATGGTCTTTTTTCCTCAAACCGTGCTGTGGCTGCCAACTATCCTGGGGTACTGA
- a CDS encoding TRAP transporter small permease, protein MAKKILHILDNLERYICVVLLSFFVIVLFFQIFLRAAFSIVLPWSEELSRFCFVWFVFFGASYAARLYAHNRVTMQFKLFRPAIGKFSQIFTDFIWIGFNVTMIHESIKVINNMQLFAFHSPALGWNMAYLYYIFPISFTLMSLRIIQVNYIMHVKKEAMGDVDKVDAEAMTKLAEKSGN, encoded by the coding sequence ATGGCCAAAAAAATATTGCACATTCTCGACAACCTGGAACGATACATCTGTGTGGTCCTGCTGTCTTTTTTCGTCATCGTTTTGTTCTTCCAGATATTCCTGCGCGCAGCATTCAGTATTGTCCTGCCCTGGAGCGAAGAACTTTCCCGTTTTTGTTTTGTATGGTTCGTTTTCTTTGGGGCGTCCTATGCTGCCAGACTGTATGCCCACAATAGAGTTACAATGCAGTTTAAACTGTTTCGTCCGGCGATTGGCAAATTTTCACAAATCTTCACTGATTTCATCTGGATCGGCTTCAATGTGACCATGATACATGAAAGCATCAAGGTCATCAACAATATGCAGTTATTTGCCTTTCATTCCCCGGCACTGGGCTGGAACATGGCCTATCTCTATTATATCTTTCCCATCAGCTTCACCTTGATGAGCTTACGCATCATACAGGTTAATTACATTATGCATGTCAAAAAAGAGGCAATGGGCGATGTTGACAAGGTTGACGCTGAGGCCATGACAAAACTGGCCGAGAAGTCGGGTAACTAA
- a CDS encoding TRAP transporter substrate-binding protein, whose protein sequence is MGDPIDSDQGAFAQRFKEVVEELSNGEIRVELFPGGVLGQEPEMLQNVRMGQLEVAIVAVGNVAPFIPQYAALSYPYLIETHYDAVKATTGYLGNYWNEISKEKGGFEILGWTYSNFRYVTNSRRPVCNLEDIKGMKIRVPQNRVIIAAFDAWGANPVPMAWGETFTALQQGVVDGQENPYIVNHTMKFHEVQDYISETHYQYSLQPMIIGVNTLANMDDETREIITRAGIEAQQYGLLFQVLEAEKAKEAMQAEGVEVCELEDEDKWREIAMEKVWPEYYDFVGGKEVIDTMREHLGK, encoded by the coding sequence ATGGGAGATCCCATTGATTCGGACCAGGGCGCATTCGCACAGCGTTTCAAGGAAGTCGTTGAAGAGTTGTCCAATGGTGAAATCAGGGTTGAACTCTTTCCTGGCGGCGTCCTCGGTCAGGAACCGGAGATGCTCCAAAACGTCCGCATGGGGCAACTGGAAGTAGCCATCGTGGCCGTGGGCAACGTGGCGCCTTTTATACCCCAGTACGCAGCTCTGAGTTATCCCTACCTTATTGAAACCCACTACGATGCTGTCAAGGCTACCACCGGCTATCTGGGTAACTACTGGAACGAGATCAGTAAAGAAAAAGGCGGATTTGAGATCCTTGGCTGGACCTACTCCAACTTCCGCTATGTGACCAATTCCCGCCGCCCGGTCTGCAATCTGGAGGATATCAAGGGTATGAAAATCCGTGTTCCTCAGAACAGGGTCATCATAGCGGCCTTTGATGCCTGGGGTGCCAACCCGGTCCCCATGGCCTGGGGAGAAACCTTCACCGCATTGCAGCAGGGAGTTGTGGACGGACAGGAAAACCCCTACATAGTCAACCACACCATGAAGTTTCACGAGGTGCAGGACTACATCAGTGAAACCCACTACCAGTATTCCCTGCAACCCATGATTATCGGCGTAAACACCCTGGCGAACATGGACGATGAGACCAGGGAAATCATTACCAGAGCCGGGATCGAGGCCCAGCAGTACGGCTTGCTTTTTCAGGTTTTAGAAGCCGAAAAAGCCAAGGAGGCTATGCAGGCCGAAGGCGTTGAGGTGTGCGAACTGGAAGACGAGGATAAATGGCGGGAAATAGCCATGGAAAAAGTCTGGCCTGAGTATTACGACTTTGTCGGCGGGAAAGAAGTCATCGACACCATGCGCGAGCACCTTGGCAAGTAG